A region from the Cannabis sativa cultivar Pink pepper isolate KNU-18-1 chromosome 9, ASM2916894v1, whole genome shotgun sequence genome encodes:
- the LOC115723234 gene encoding protein VAPYRIN-like, whose product MNRLISLEPSNLVTIRVEHGQKCHGKITLNNVMYTMPVAFRFQPLIKTRYSIKPQSGIIPPLEKLTVEIVYHLNPGSDVPDLFPYSNDSFLLHSVVVPGATAKDYSNSYDAVPNDWFTAKKKQVFTDSGIKVMFVGSAVLARLVAHGSMDEIRDVLEKSDSSWRAADSVDNEGNSLLHLAISQSRADLVQLILEFDPDVEAPSRLGYSPIEAAVESGEALIVELLLARKASTNRSANSTAGPIHLAARGGHMDVLRLLILKGADVDALTKDGNTALHLAVAEQRRDCVRLLLANGANPNVRDTFDGDAPLHVAAALGDEYLVKLLLQKGANKDVRNRVGRTAYDMAAENGHTKLFDALKLGDSLSLASRKGEVRTMLRLIEHGAAINGRDQHGWTALHRACFKGRVEAVRALLEKGVDVDAKDEDGYTALHCAVESGHADVIELVVKKGEADVEARTNKGVTPLQIAESFGYSGITRVLIQGGAIRDYKSNNNNKNNNNDSEISKKMMIVSMEEDQGLKKKKKSRIIRGRAARGSFDRSTASVMV is encoded by the coding sequence ATGAATAGGTTGATAAGCTTAGAACCCTCAAATCTAGTAACCATAAGAGTAGAGCATGGCCAAAAATGTCATGGAAAAATCACCTTAAACAATGTTATGTACACTATGCCTGTGGCCTTCAGATTCCAACCACTCATCAAAACCCGTTACTCTATCAAACCCCAATCAGGGATTATTCCACCTCTCGAGAAATTAACGGTCGAGATCGTTTATCATCTCAATCCGGGATCCGACGTTCCAGATTTGTTTCCTTATTCCAATGATTCTTTTCTGTTACACAGCGTTGTGGTCCCGGGTGCAACCGCTAAAGACTACTCAAACTCATACGACGCCGTTCCGAACGATTGGTTTACAGCTAAGAAAAAACAAGTGTTTACTGATAGTGGTATTAAGGTTATGTTTGTTGGCTCGGCTGTTCTGGCTCGGCTCGTGGCTCACGGCTCCATGGATGAGATTCGTGATGTTTTGGAAAAGAGTGATTCTTCTTGGAGAGCCGCTGATTCTGTTGACAATGAGGGGAATAGCTTACTTCACTTGGCTATATCGCAAAGCCGAGCTGATCTTGTTCAGCTCATTCTCGAGTTCGATCCCGATGTCGAGGCTCCGAGCCGGCTCGGGTATAGCCCGATCGAGGCTGCCGTGGAGTCCGGGGAAGCGTTGATTGTTGAGCTTTTGTTGGCTAGGAAAGCGAGCACGAATAGGTCGGCGAATTCGACTGCGGGTCCTATCCATTTGGCCGCCAGAGGCGGCCATATGGATGTTTTAAGGCTTTTGATTTTGAAAGGAGCTGATGTTGACGCCCTGACTAAGGACGGCAACACAGCTTTACATCTCGCTGTTGCTGAGCAGCGGCGAGATTGTGTGAGACTTTTGCTTGCAAATGGGGCTAACCCGAATGTTCGCGATACTTTTGATGGGGATGCGCCGTTGCATGTTGCAGCGGCGCTTGGTGATGAGTATTTAGTAAAGCTTTTGCTTCAAAAAGGCGCGAATAAGGATGTTAGGAACCGCGTTGGCCGTACGGCCTACGATATGGCAGCCGAGAACGGCCACACTAAACTTTTTGATGCTCTTAAGCTCGGGGATAGCCTTAGTCTTGCGTCGAGAAAAGGGGAAGTAAGGACTATGTTGAGACTTATAGAGCATGGCGCGGCCATCAACGGCCGCGACCAGCATGGTTGGACGGCTCTCCACCGAGCCTGTTTCAAAGGTCGGGTGGAGGCCGTTCGAGCTCTGCTCGAAAAAGGAGTTGATGTGGATGCTAAGGATGAAGACGGGTACACCGCGCTACACTGCGCGGTGGAGTCTGGCCACGCAGACGTGATAGAGTTGGTGGTAAAGAAAGGCGAAGCGGATGTGGAAGCTCGGACGAATAAGGGCGTTACTCCGCTACAAATCGCGGAGTCGTTCGGTTATAGCGGGATCACTAGGGTGCTAATTCAAGGTGGTGCTATAAGAGATTATAaaagtaataacaataataagaataataataatgatagtgAGATTTCAAAAAAGATGATGATTGTTTCAATGGAAGAAGATCAagggttgaagaagaagaagaaaagcagGATTATTAGAGGAAGAGCAGCTCGTGGAAGCTTTGATAGGTCAACAGCTTCGGTCATGGTTTAA